From a single Selenomonadales bacterium genomic region:
- a CDS encoding 2-C-methyl-D-erythritol 4-phosphate cytidylyltransferase — MISVIVAAAGRGSRMKRAENKVFLPLLDKPILRYSIEAFLRRRDVAEVIVICAAHEQAQMESFVEAYRGQKPVKVVVGGSERQYSVANALRAADRKSELILVHDGARPLVTDEVVQSVIDSARAHRAAIAAVPVKDTIKTVDDSGMVALTPPRSTLFAVQTPQGFASQLLFDAYARAEEDGFLGTDDASLVERLGVRVAIAKGDYQNIKITTPEDLIIGEALLKGRSK, encoded by the coding sequence ATGATATCTGTCATTGTCGCGGCGGCAGGTCGCGGTTCACGAATGAAGCGGGCGGAGAACAAGGTGTTCTTACCTCTTTTGGATAAACCTATTTTACGATACAGTATAGAAGCGTTCCTTAGGCGACGCGATGTGGCGGAAGTCATCGTCATTTGCGCCGCGCACGAACAGGCACAGATGGAATCGTTCGTAGAAGCGTATCGCGGGCAAAAGCCCGTCAAGGTCGTCGTTGGCGGAAGCGAGCGGCAATATTCCGTTGCCAACGCGCTCCGTGCGGCAGATAGAAAGAGCGAGCTGATCCTCGTCCATGACGGTGCCAGACCGCTCGTAACAGACGAGGTCGTGCAGTCGGTCATCGACAGCGCGAGAGCACATCGTGCGGCCATTGCGGCAGTGCCTGTGAAAGACACGATCAAGACAGTCGATGATAGCGGCATGGTCGCCCTTACCCCGCCGAGAAGCACGCTCTTTGCGGTACAGACACCGCAGGGCTTTGCATCGCAGCTTCTCTTTGATGCGTATGCACGCGCCGAGGAGGACGGATTCTTGGGCACGGACGATGCGAGCCTCGTCGAACGGCTCGGTGTGCGCGTCGCCATTGCCAAAGGAGATTATCAAAATATCAAGATCACGACACCCGAAGACCTCATCATCGGGGAAGCGTTGTTGAAAGGAAGAAGCAAATGA
- a CDS encoding TRAM domain-containing protein, translated as MLDRLLRFGITVLMGIAGLMLVRLAIPYWAPLIETDFLNGSIFGTTLLVVLGLAVGMTVGGIIGYLLSPWLIKIAWQVTYWMERRLNKMPLQDVIVGSIGLAIGLIIANLLGAAFVPVPIVGNYIPGILSILFGYLGINLILRKREEIASIVSSRSVFGKDRAVKDKTNAKPKILDTSVIIDGRIADILNTGFIDGTLVIPVFVLEELQHIADSSDLLRRTRGRRGLDILNHIQKETDLTVVIDEHDFDDISEVDSKLIKLAHILRAKVITNDYNLNKVAEIQGVEVLNINELSNAIKPVVLPGEEMTVTIIKDGKEIGQGVAYLDDGTMIVVDSGKQYIGRSIAVIVTSVLQTAAGRMIFAKPKAFERGA; from the coding sequence ATGTTAGACAGACTGTTACGATTTGGAATCACAGTTTTGATGGGGATCGCAGGTTTGATGCTCGTTCGTCTGGCGATACCGTATTGGGCACCACTCATCGAAACAGACTTTTTAAACGGAAGTATATTCGGAACAACATTACTCGTCGTATTGGGCTTGGCTGTCGGGATGACGGTTGGTGGCATCATCGGCTACTTGTTATCGCCGTGGCTTATCAAGATCGCATGGCAAGTGACGTACTGGATGGAACGTCGCCTCAATAAGATGCCATTGCAGGATGTTATCGTGGGCTCGATCGGATTGGCTATTGGACTTATAATTGCAAACTTACTCGGTGCGGCATTTGTGCCGGTTCCAATCGTAGGCAACTATATCCCGGGTATCTTGAGCATTTTATTCGGGTATCTCGGTATCAATCTTATCCTGCGCAAGCGTGAAGAGATCGCAAGCATCGTTTCGTCGCGCTCCGTCTTCGGCAAAGATCGTGCAGTGAAAGATAAAACGAATGCGAAACCGAAGATCCTCGACACGAGCGTCATCATCGACGGACGTATCGCTGACATCCTCAATACGGGCTTCATCGACGGCACGCTCGTCATTCCCGTATTTGTACTGGAAGAGCTGCAGCATATCGCCGACTCGTCCGACCTTCTTCGTCGGACACGCGGTCGCCGTGGGCTTGATATCTTAAATCATATCCAAAAAGAAACGGATCTGACGGTCGTTATCGACGAACATGATTTCGACGATATCAGCGAAGTTGATTCCAAGCTCATCAAGCTGGCGCATATCCTTCGTGCGAAAGTTATCACGAACGATTACAATCTCAATAAGGTCGCGGAGATACAAGGGGTAGAAGTCCTCAATATCAACGAATTGTCCAACGCCATCAAGCCTGTCGTTCTTCCGGGTGAAGAAATGACGGTCACGATCATCAAAGACGGCAAAGAGATCGGACAAGGCGTGGCGTATCTCGATGACGGTACGATGATCGTCGTTGACAGCGGCAAGCAGTACATCGGCCGTTCCATCGCAGTCATCGTCACCTCGGTGCTCCAGACGGCGGCAGGTCGCATGATCTTCGCCAAACCGAAGGCGTTTGAACGCGGTGCATAA
- a CDS encoding 2-C-methyl-D-erythritol 2,4-cyclodiphosphate synthase yields MRVGIGYDVHRLVEGRKLILGGVEIEHEVGLLGHSDADVLLHAISDALLGAAALGDIGKHFPDKDPQYKGISSLILLTHVGRLLCEHGYAVGNIDATIVAQAPKLAPHIDAMRSNIADALGIEVGQVGVKATTTEGLGFAGTKEGMASYAVALLVSKGA; encoded by the coding sequence ATGAGAGTAGGAATCGGATATGATGTACATAGATTAGTAGAAGGACGCAAGCTCATCTTGGGCGGCGTAGAAATTGAGCATGAGGTAGGGCTTCTCGGCCATTCGGACGCCGATGTGCTTCTGCATGCCATCTCGGACGCGCTCTTAGGTGCGGCGGCGCTCGGCGATATCGGCAAGCATTTCCCCGACAAGGATCCGCAGTATAAAGGCATCTCGAGCCTTATCCTGCTCACGCACGTCGGCAGACTGCTCTGCGAGCACGGCTATGCTGTCGGCAACATCGATGCGACGATCGTGGCACAGGCGCCGAAGCTTGCCCCGCATATCGACGCGATGCGCAGCAATATCGCTGATGCACTCGGTATCGAAGTCGGTCAGGTCGGCGTGAAAGCGACAACGACGGAAGGCCTTGGCTTTGCCGGAACGAAAGAAGGCATGGCATCGTATGCCGTTGCACTTCTTGTCAGCAAAGGCGCATAA